CGCTGCCCAGCTTCCAAAGAATACACTCAAGAAATTGTCGGTATCTCCATTATCCCCGACCCATCCGATCATTCCTATTTCGAACTCTCCGTTTCGCAGGAGATCAAGCTGTGTCTTGAAATCCACCGAAACCACTTTAGTTGGCACTCCTATGGCCTCAAACTGACCTTTGATAAAAGTCGCCGCTGTAACGGGATCCGGAAGATAAGGTCTCGGGGCATTCATGACGAGAATCTCCAATGGCTTGTCTACGAAAAGCTCCTTGAAGGGACCGATCAACTCTCGAGCCCGATCAGGATCATACGGGATTCCGGATCCATTCTCTGGATACCCAAGAAACCCCTCTGGCAAGGGGAATTTTGCAGGCCGACCCGCTCCTTCCAAGGCCACTGCAGCGAAGCTCTCCCGATCGACTGCTAAAGAGAGCGCCTCCCTAACTTCGGGTATGGAGACTCGGGACGAATCTTGATTATAAGCTAAATAGCCCACATTGAGTCCTCCTTCCTCATAAACCGTGAGATTTGGGTCCTCTCGCAAGGAGGCAACCTCAGTTGGCTGCAGTCCATCCATGCCCTGCACTGCGCCGGATTTCAGCTGCAAAAGCCGAGTCGTATTATCAGGGACGACCTTGAGGATCAATCGCTCGAATGCTGGAGCCTCTCCCCAGTAATTCGGATTTCGTTCCATGACGATAGCCTCGTTTGGACGCCATTCCACCAAGCGATATGGACCCGTTCCTACTGGATGGCGCTGCATTTGAGATCCATAGGTTTCAAAAGCCTTGGGGCTAATCAACCAAGCCGGGAATATCGCCAGAGAGCGAAGCATCGACGCGTTTGGCTGCGAAAGCGTGATCCTTAGATCCATCGGTCCAGCGGCTTCAACCGAGGCCACATCCTGGTAGAGATAGTTCCAATAGGAAAAGGCCGCCTCAGGCAAATGGGCGGGGTGGGAACTATCCATCTGACGAAGAAACGAAAAGGCAGCGGCCTCCGCATCCAGAGGAGTGCCATCGTGAAACGTAACGCCTGGTCGAATCTTGAAGTCATAGATCAGACCGTCTTCAGATATCGAATACGATTCAGCCAAAAACGGTTCGACCTCCAAGGTTCCGCTCTTGAACCGAACTAGGCCTTCGAACATCTGAGTCAGCGTGTTCACCGATTCTCCATCGTCGATATCAGCGGGATCCAGCTTTTGGGCATCGCTACCGCGAGCAAAGATGAAGACCTTTGCCGACGACTGGCTAGAATCCGATTTCGATCCGCAACCGACGAACAATAGAGATAGACAGGCAAGGCACAGTGCCAGAAGACTCTTTAACATGGACCGTATCCAATCGACTCCCTACGCGAGCGCAACCTTCTTGCCGTCCAACGGCCCGAAAGGTGCTGCAAAAATTATAGATCATGAAACTGAAACTCTACACCGTCGATGCGTTTGCATCAGTTCCCTTCACCGGCAACCCGGCCGCCATTTGCGTATTGGACCAATGGTTGGACGATTCTCTCATGCAAAGCATAGCTGCCCAGAACAACTTGGCAGAGACCGCCTTCCTCGTAGCAAAAGGGACGGCTAGCTACGATATACGTTGGTTTACACCTCTGACAGAAGTGCCCCTCTGTGGCCACGCGACCCTGGCTAGCGCCTTCGTGCTCAAAAATTGCCTAAATGAACAAGCCGAGGTGATTAATTTCGATTGCGCGAGCGGTCCGCTCAAAGTTGAAGTAAGCGATCAGCTCCTGACTCTTGATTTCCCCAGCAAAGCGGCCTCGGCAACAAAAATACCCGACTGGGTCTCAAATGGCTTAGGGGCAATCCCAATCGAATTCTATCAGTCCCACTATTCGATGGCCGTTTTTCCGAGCGAGGAAATCGTCGCCGCGATCGAACCCGATTTCGCCTACCTCTCCAAGATTTCCGACTCCACGATCATCATCACGGCTCCGGGAAAAGGCCACGACTTCGTCTCACGATTCTTTGCCCCAGCTTTTGGCGTTGATGAAGATCCAGTCACTGGCTCAGCCCATTGCATTCTAATACCTTTTTGGGCTAAACGGTTGAAAAAAAGCGAGTTACACGCGAAGCAAATCAGTCTAAGAGGGGGGGAGCTCTATTGCAAAGACCAAGGCGACCGAGTGAAAATCGGTGGTACCGCCCGCCTTTACTCCGAAGCGACCATTCACGTTTAGCTAGGCGTTCGGCAGGTCTAGAAAAACTAAAACGCCAGGCCCCGAAAGACCTGGCGTCGTTATATTCTGTTTAAAAGCTAATTAGTCGAATTCTCAGCTGAGACCCTTGCGTCGGTGCTTCGCAGCCGAGGAGCCGACTAGTACGGCGATTCCACAGCAGGCATAGGCGGTCACCAGAGCGATCGACGGGTTGCTGTTGAGCCAGAGCACTATTTCATTCATTGGATTTGTAGGTTGAAGGAATTACTAACTTCAACCCACTTAAAGCATATCCAATGCCAGCGAACCTAGCGCTCTGGAAGAAACAAACAGCCTACTTGTGCAAGCTTGGGTCAGCCCCAATGCAACCAACAAGATGTTCGCGGTATTCGGGAGAACGGAATGTTTCCAAACGTCTCTCGATAGCAGCTTTCATCTTATCAGCTTGAATACGTTGCGCCATTCCGACGTTGCGTTCGTGTGAGAGGAATTTGTCAAGGTAAGCAGCGTGGCGTTCCCAAAGGCCGATATCCACTTTTTGCTTAGCATCGAGACGTGCCTTGTACCAGTCACTTTCGATCATAGCTTCGTAAGTGAAGAGCTTTCTGAACGCTTCGTCCTGGTAGCCCATTCCTTCGTATTCGCCGTAAGCCATCACATGCAGCAAGGCCTTGAGCGGAGGACACGCCGCATCGATAGAACCGTCCGCGAAGTAGTTGAGAGCAACACTACGCTGAGTCTCTACGATGTTCTTAATGCCATCCACATAGGCTTCCATCGATTGCTGTTCCGGACGAAGCACCGCTTCTGGAAATACCGAACCAGGGTTTGAGAAAACGCGACCGCCGATCGACTGAACGAATTCTTTGGTGATGCGATATCCGAGACGGCTGGCTTCGATCTTTTCCCCTTCGAATTCGAAATCCTCACATGCTTCCAGGAAGCCCTTCTTCTTGAGGTAGCTGGACTTCCGTTCTTCTGGACGCATACGGCTCCAGAGCTCAGGAACCAACAAGCTGATGTCGTGATCTACTCGGAAGTTTGGACCCACACAGCCTGCGGAGGAGATGAAACACTCGTAGCCCGTCACGATGAACGAAACGAGAGCGTTATTCATATCCACGATTGGCAGAAGCGCATTGAATGGGCCCTTGGTGAGAGCTCCTTCCGAACCTGCGCCTGTCGTCGATGGAGACTTACCGGTCAAACTCGCAATGAAGTCCATGAACGCCTCTGGTAGTTCTTGGAAGTGAACAGGGCCAAAGGGAGCCAAGGCGCGAACGCCATCGCTTGGAGGGTTGTTGCGGCGACCTGGGAGTACGCAATTCACTGGGAAGTGAACCGTATCCTCTTTCTCAAGACGACGATACAAACGAGCTCCAACTTCGGCTACATATACGCTTTGTTCATCTTCCAGATCCAAGCGGTTTTGCAGGTAGCGTGGGTTCTTCGTAAATTTACCATCGACCAAACGTGGGTGCGACGAATCGATTGCGTAGTCGGGCTTTGTCTCACCATTAAACTCGGTTAAA
This genomic interval from Pelagicoccus albus contains the following:
- a CDS encoding ABC transporter substrate-binding protein yields the protein MLKSLLALCLACLSLLFVGCGSKSDSSQSSAKVFIFARGSDAQKLDPADIDDGESVNTLTQMFEGLVRFKSGTLEVEPFLAESYSISEDGLIYDFKIRPGVTFHDGTPLDAEAAAFSFLRQMDSSHPAHLPEAAFSYWNYLYQDVASVEAAGPMDLRITLSQPNASMLRSLAIFPAWLISPKAFETYGSQMQRHPVGTGPYRLVEWRPNEAIVMERNPNYWGEAPAFERLILKVVPDNTTRLLQLKSGAVQGMDGLQPTEVASLREDPNLTVYEEGGLNVGYLAYNQDSSRVSIPEVREALSLAVDRESFAAVALEGAGRPAKFPLPEGFLGYPENGSGIPYDPDRARELIGPFKELFVDKPLEILVMNAPRPYLPDPVTAATFIKGQFEAIGVPTKVVSVDFKTQLDLLRNGEFEIGMIGWVGDNGDTDNFLSVFFGSWAAEKGTATNYSFYRNDEMDRLLLTARKTVDSKKREELYGEVLDLWMRDIPLLPLCHGDNIVVLSSDYEGFKLQKIGDLRLSELSLKQ
- a CDS encoding PhzF family phenazine biosynthesis protein; protein product: MKLKLYTVDAFASVPFTGNPAAICVLDQWLDDSLMQSIAAQNNLAETAFLVAKGTASYDIRWFTPLTEVPLCGHATLASAFVLKNCLNEQAEVINFDCASGPLKVEVSDQLLTLDFPSKAASATKIPDWVSNGLGAIPIEFYQSHYSMAVFPSEEIVAAIEPDFAYLSKISDSTIIITAPGKGHDFVSRFFAPAFGVDEDPVTGSAHCILIPFWAKRLKKSELHAKQISLRGGELYCKDQGDRVKIGGTARLYSEATIHV